A genome region from Aliivibrio salmonicida LFI1238 includes the following:
- the fabV gene encoding enoyl-ACP reductase FabV produces MIIKPRIRGFICTTTHPVGCEHNVKEQIALTKAQGPIANAPKRVLVVGSSSGYGLSSRITAAFGGGASTIGVFFEKAATEKKTGTAGWYNSAAFDKFAKEEGLYSKSLNGDAFSDEAKQKTIDLIKEDLGQIDMVVYSLASPVRKMPETGEVIRSSLKPIGNTYTATAVDTNKDAIIEASVEPATEQEIQDTITVMGGEDWELWMSALSDAGVLADGCKTVAYSYIGTELTWPIYWDGALGKAKMDLDRAATTLNEKLSATGGTANVAVLKSVVTQASSAIPVMPLYIAMVFKKMREEGVHEGCQEQILRMFSQRLYREDGSAPEVDDQNRLRLDDWELREDIQKHCRELWPQVTTENLKDLTDYVEYKEEFLKLFGFGVDGVDYDVDVNPLVEFDVADI; encoded by the coding sequence ATGATCATCAAACCTAGAATTCGTGGATTCATTTGTACAACCACTCACCCTGTTGGTTGTGAGCACAACGTGAAAGAACAAATTGCCCTGACTAAAGCACAAGGCCCAATTGCTAATGCACCAAAACGTGTATTGGTTGTTGGTTCTTCAAGTGGCTATGGTCTTTCTTCTCGCATCACTGCAGCATTTGGTGGCGGTGCGTCAACTATCGGTGTTTTCTTTGAAAAAGCAGCGACAGAGAAAAAAACAGGCACTGCAGGCTGGTATAACTCAGCTGCGTTCGATAAGTTTGCAAAAGAAGAAGGCCTTTATTCTAAAAGTCTGAATGGTGATGCTTTCTCTGATGAAGCAAAACAAAAAACCATCGATCTAATCAAAGAAGACTTAGGTCAGATTGATATGGTGGTTTACTCTCTTGCATCACCTGTACGTAAAATGCCAGAAACAGGTGAGGTGATTCGTTCTTCACTCAAGCCAATTGGTAATACGTATACAGCAACAGCGGTTGATACAAATAAAGATGCAATTATTGAAGCGTCTGTAGAACCAGCAACAGAGCAAGAGATCCAAGACACTATTACCGTCATGGGCGGTGAAGATTGGGAATTATGGATGAGCGCATTATCTGATGCGGGCGTTCTGGCTGATGGTTGTAAGACCGTTGCTTACAGCTACATCGGTACTGAGCTAACATGGCCTATCTATTGGGATGGCGCGTTAGGTAAAGCTAAGATGGATTTAGATCGTGCAGCGACAACGCTAAACGAGAAACTATCTGCAACTGGCGGTACTGCAAACGTAGCAGTCCTTAAGTCGGTAGTAACTCAAGCAAGTTCTGCGATTCCTGTTATGCCTCTTTATATCGCTATGGTATTTAAGAAGATGCGTGAAGAGGGTGTTCATGAAGGATGCCAAGAGCAAATCCTACGTATGTTCAGCCAACGTTTATACAGAGAAGATGGTTCAGCACCTGAAGTGGATGATCAAAACCGTCTGCGTTTAGATGACTGGGAACTTCGTGAAGATATCCAGAAGCATTGCCGTGAGTTATGGCCTCAAGTGACAACTGAGAACCTAAAGGACTTAACCGATTATGTTGAGTACAAAGAAGAGTTCTTAAAACTGTTTGGTTTTGGCGTTGATGGTGTTGATTACGACGTTGACGTAAACCCTCTTGTTGAGTTTGATGTAGCTGATATCTAA
- a CDS encoding aspartate:alanine antiporter produces the protein MNIDVATLLSQNDILLLFVVLALGLFIAKVKIGSFQLGSSIGVLITALFMGSLGYTFTADSLNIGFMLFIFCVGIEAGPNFFGIFLRDGKHYLLLVLVVLISAISLSFLTGYYFNLDYGLSTGMMAGALTATPVLVGAKDALNSGLAVLPEGVDFSKVMDNLSVGYAFSYLIGLTSLILLARLLPQLQKQNLQDSAMQIAQERGIGSAGQRKVYLPIIRAYRVGQELIDWTDGKNLRELGIHRQTGCHIERIRRNGILANPDGDYILQQGDEIALVGYPDSHARLDSSFRNGKEVFDRNLLDLRIAEEEIVVKNDNIAGKRLSELNLSEYGCFLNRVVRAQIEMPIEHDIVLAKGDILQVSGEKSKVHHIADKIGFISIHSQVSDLLAFCSFFILGIMFGMITMSFGQVTFGLGNAVGLLISGITLGFLRANHPTFGYVPQGALNMTKNLGLLVFMVGIGLSAGGNIIEYFSEDGLKVLAAALIVSVIPVILAYLVGAYILKMNRALLIGAIIGARTCGPAMDVVNEHARSTIPALGYAGTYAIANILMTVAGTIMILLA, from the coding sequence GTGAACATTGATGTTGCGACCTTGTTATCGCAAAACGATATCTTACTTTTATTCGTTGTTCTCGCTCTAGGCTTATTTATAGCTAAAGTTAAAATCGGTAGCTTCCAATTAGGCAGTTCTATCGGTGTTCTTATCACTGCCCTCTTTATGGGTAGTCTCGGATATACCTTCACCGCAGATTCACTCAATATTGGCTTTATGCTATTTATTTTTTGTGTTGGTATTGAGGCTGGTCCAAACTTCTTCGGTATTTTCCTTCGTGATGGTAAGCACTACTTATTACTTGTATTAGTCGTGTTAATTTCAGCAATTTCCCTTAGTTTCTTGACTGGTTATTACTTTAATCTCGATTATGGCCTATCGACAGGAATGATGGCTGGAGCATTAACAGCAACGCCGGTATTGGTTGGTGCAAAAGATGCCTTAAATTCTGGTTTAGCCGTACTCCCTGAAGGTGTTGATTTCAGTAAAGTAATGGATAATCTCAGTGTCGGTTATGCCTTCTCGTATTTGATTGGCTTAACCAGCTTAATTTTATTGGCTCGATTACTACCACAATTGCAGAAGCAAAACCTACAAGACAGTGCGATGCAAATAGCTCAAGAACGTGGGATCGGTAGCGCAGGACAAAGAAAAGTCTATTTACCAATCATTCGAGCATATCGTGTAGGCCAAGAGCTTATTGACTGGACTGATGGAAAAAACTTACGTGAACTTGGCATCCACCGTCAAACTGGTTGTCATATCGAGCGTATTCGTCGTAACGGTATTCTGGCGAATCCAGATGGTGATTATATCCTACAACAAGGAGATGAAATTGCGCTTGTGGGTTACCCTGATAGCCATGCTCGTCTTGATTCAAGCTTTAGAAACGGTAAAGAAGTATTTGACCGTAACTTGCTTGATTTACGTATTGCCGAGGAAGAGATTGTTGTAAAAAATGACAACATCGCAGGCAAACGTTTATCCGAATTAAACTTATCTGAATATGGCTGCTTCTTGAACCGTGTAGTACGAGCTCAAATTGAAATGCCAATTGAACACGATATTGTTTTAGCGAAAGGAGACATCCTTCAAGTCAGTGGCGAGAAAAGCAAGGTTCACCATATTGCGGATAAAATTGGTTTCATCTCAATCCACAGTCAGGTATCCGATTTATTAGCTTTCTGTAGCTTCTTTATTCTTGGCATTATGTTTGGCATGATCACGATGAGCTTTGGCCAAGTAACCTTTGGACTAGGCAACGCAGTCGGCTTATTGATCTCAGGCATCACCTTAGGCTTTTTAAGAGCCAACCACCCAACCTTTGGTTACGTGCCTCAAGGCGCACTTAATATGACCAAAAACCTAGGGCTTTTAGTCTTTATGGTAGGAATTGGACTGAGTGCCGGTGGCAACATTATTGAATATTTCTCGGAAGATGGTCTTAAAGTATTAGCCGCTGCACTTATTGTAAGTGTGATTCCGGTGATCCTTGCTTATCTTGTTGGTGCTTATATTTTAAAAATGAACCGTGCACTATTAATCGGAGCGATTATTGGCGCTCGAACTTGTGGTCCTGCGATGGATGTAGTGAATGAACATGCCCGCAGTACGATTCCTGCACTTGGTTATGCTGGTACTTATGCTATTGCCAATATCTTAATGACCGTTGCTGGTACTATTATGATTTTGTTAGCCTAA
- a CDS encoding GrxA family glutaredoxin translates to MFVVIFGRPGCPFCVRAKEHAETLKAKREDFNYRYVDIHAEGISKADLEKTVGKPVDTVPQIFIDQDHIGGCTEFEAYAKENLGLFD, encoded by the coding sequence ATGTTTGTTGTTATTTTTGGTCGCCCTGGTTGTCCATTCTGTGTTCGCGCTAAAGAACATGCAGAAACACTAAAAGCAAAACGCGAAGACTTTAACTATCGCTACGTTGATATTCACGCAGAAGGTATTTCAAAAGCAGACCTAGAAAAAACAGTGGGTAAGCCAGTTGATACTGTTCCACAAATTTTTATCGACCAAGATCACATTGGCGGTTGCACAGAATTTGAAGCGTATGCTAAAGAAAACTTAGGTCTTTTTGATTAA
- a CDS encoding MurR/RpiR family transcriptional regulator, producing the protein MNTIEKIQNNLDNFSKSERKVAEVIMASPQTAIHSSIATLAKMADVSEPTVNRFCRRLDTKGFPDFKLHLAQSLANGTPYVNRNVEEHDGPDAYTHKIFESTMACLDVAKNSLDPMQINRAVDLLTQAKKISFFGLGASASVAHDAMNKFFRFNIPITCFDDIVMQRMSCINSTENDVVVLISHTGRTKSLVEIAELARSNGATVIAITAKESPLEKMSSLAICLDVPEDTDVYMPMASRVVQMTVIDVLATGFTLRRGAGFRDNLKRVKEALKDSRFEKENHY; encoded by the coding sequence ATGAATACCATTGAAAAAATACAAAATAATCTAGATAACTTTAGTAAATCAGAACGTAAAGTTGCTGAAGTTATAATGGCATCACCACAAACTGCAATTCATTCAAGTATCGCAACCTTAGCTAAAATGGCCGATGTTAGTGAGCCTACGGTTAACCGTTTTTGTCGCCGTCTTGATACTAAAGGGTTTCCTGATTTTAAACTTCACCTTGCTCAAAGTCTGGCAAACGGCACACCTTATGTAAATCGCAATGTTGAAGAACATGATGGACCAGATGCGTATACTCATAAGATTTTTGAATCGACAATGGCATGCCTTGATGTTGCTAAAAACAGTCTTGATCCAATGCAAATTAACCGTGCTGTAGATTTGTTAACTCAAGCAAAGAAAATTTCATTCTTTGGCTTAGGCGCTTCAGCATCCGTTGCTCATGATGCCATGAATAAATTCTTCCGTTTTAACATTCCAATCACTTGCTTTGATGACATTGTAATGCAACGCATGAGCTGTATTAATAGTACAGAAAATGATGTCGTTGTTCTTATTTCTCATACTGGTCGTACAAAGAGCTTGGTAGAAATCGCAGAGCTGGCAAGATCAAATGGTGCAACCGTTATCGCCATTACTGCGAAAGAATCGCCATTAGAAAAAATGTCTTCTCTAGCGATTTGTTTAGACGTTCCTGAAGACACTGACGTTTATATGCCAATGGCCAGCCGTGTAGTGCAAATGACGGTCATTGATGTTCTAGCTACTGGCTTTACACTCCGCCGCGGTGCAGGATTTAGAGATAATTTAAAACGCGTTAAAGAAGCACTTAAAGACTCACGCTTTGAAAAAGAAAACCACTATTAA
- the panP gene encoding pyridoxal-dependent aspartate 1-decarboxylase PanP, whose protein sequence is MVTDNKTADANLESMLRIFTVPEAPDSTLGKIEQELSQNLNQFLREHIVAEEKPLTEIEKDFTDSSMPEYPTYVSEHTEHLLETVVSQSVHTSAPSFIGHMTSALPYFLMPLSKIMIALNQNLVKIETSKAFTPLERQVLGMLHRLIYGQESAFYERWMHSADHSLGAFCSGGTIANITALWVARNRLLQPEGNFKGIAQEGLFAALTHYKYSGLAIFVSERGHYSVKKAADVLGIGQDSVIPVKTDNNNRICLHDLKLKMAQAKEKNIKPLAIIGVAGTTETGTIDPLRALAEVAKQVNCHFHVDAAWGGATLMSNQYRYLLDGIDLADSVTIDAHKQLYVPMGAGMVIFKDPELMSSIQHHAEYILRKGSKDLGRHTLEGSRSGMAMLLYSCFNVISRPGYELLINQSIEKAKYFAEIIDQQDDFEVITQPELCLLTYRYIPKNVTLALTKANPEQTIEIYDHLDELTKFIQKTQRETGKSFVSRTRLTPEAYQNMPTIVFRVVLANPLTTKEILHSVLIEQREIAQKSEISLPQLTKLADSILK, encoded by the coding sequence ATGGTAACAGACAACAAAACGGCAGATGCCAACCTAGAAAGTATGCTGCGAATTTTTACTGTTCCGGAAGCGCCCGATTCGACACTTGGTAAAATAGAACAAGAACTCTCTCAAAATCTAAATCAGTTTTTAAGAGAGCATATTGTTGCCGAAGAAAAGCCATTAACGGAAATTGAAAAAGACTTTACTGACTCGTCAATGCCAGAATATCCAACCTATGTTTCTGAGCATACCGAGCATTTATTAGAGACCGTTGTTTCACAGTCCGTTCATACTTCAGCGCCAAGCTTCATTGGTCACATGACATCCGCATTGCCTTATTTCTTAATGCCACTGTCAAAGATCATGATTGCGTTAAACCAAAACTTGGTGAAAATTGAAACCTCTAAAGCCTTCACTCCATTAGAGCGCCAAGTTTTAGGTATGTTACATCGATTGATCTACGGTCAAGAAAGCGCATTTTATGAACGTTGGATGCACAGTGCTGACCACTCATTAGGCGCTTTTTGTTCTGGCGGGACAATTGCAAACATTACGGCGTTATGGGTAGCACGAAATCGCTTATTACAACCAGAAGGCAATTTTAAAGGAATTGCTCAAGAAGGGTTATTTGCGGCTTTAACGCATTACAAATACAGTGGTTTAGCTATTTTTGTTTCAGAACGTGGTCATTACTCTGTAAAAAAAGCCGCTGATGTACTTGGTATCGGTCAGGATAGCGTTATTCCAGTCAAGACTGATAACAATAATCGCATTTGTCTGCATGATCTTAAGCTAAAGATGGCTCAAGCCAAAGAGAAAAACATTAAGCCATTAGCTATCATCGGCGTTGCAGGTACAACAGAAACTGGCACTATCGATCCATTACGAGCTTTAGCTGAAGTAGCAAAACAAGTAAATTGCCATTTCCACGTTGATGCCGCTTGGGGCGGAGCGACCTTAATGTCGAACCAATACCGTTATTTACTTGATGGCATCGATTTAGCGGATTCAGTCACCATTGATGCACATAAGCAACTTTATGTTCCTATGGGTGCAGGCATGGTCATATTTAAAGACCCAGAATTGATGTCTTCTATTCAACATCATGCCGAGTATATTTTACGAAAAGGTTCAAAAGATTTAGGCAGACACACATTAGAAGGCTCTCGAAGTGGTATGGCAATGCTGCTTTATTCTTGTTTTAATGTAATCAGTCGACCTGGCTATGAATTATTGATCAATCAAAGCATTGAGAAAGCAAAATATTTTGCTGAGATTATTGATCAACAAGACGATTTTGAAGTTATTACTCAGCCTGAGCTTTGTTTATTAACCTATCGATATATTCCAAAGAATGTAACGTTAGCACTTACAAAAGCAAATCCTGAGCAAACCATTGAGATTTATGACCACCTAGATGAACTGACTAAGTTTATTCAAAAAACTCAACGAGAAACCGGGAAATCATTTGTATCTCGAACTCGACTAACACCTGAAGCGTATCAAAATATGCCGACCATCGTATTTCGAGTCGTTTTAGCCAATCCGTTAACCACCAAAGAGATCCTTCACTCTGTATTAATTGAGCAGAGAGAAATCGCACAAAAAAGCGAAATATCACTCCCACAATTGACGAAATTGGCTGATTCTATTTTAAAATAA
- a CDS encoding HDOD domain-containing protein, translated as MNHLSFFWLSHNKEKALASLRTEFSQLAADTIASGNIQLPPIPDVVLKIQKLCTLEGTVIKEVSDTLLEDPSLTAIVIRMANSVVFNRRNITCTDVLTAVSRLGIFRVRDIVTAQAIEQLKHSTDLSKECNSLLRKSAAQSREFAAVMTMVCQEIINESQDGNFSYLEPEKALLTGLLADIGLFCLVNEYYDYLEKGNYLDLDIAMYIFNKECNDTSYHILNHWQFDVDFLSVATNIKKGTKTNYSINYLDIARIANHLLLFRNNDDAINEHDVEITLEGAEALYTLSNLTNMQFKDRIKETLRSSGL; from the coding sequence ATGAACCATCTATCGTTTTTCTGGCTTTCTCACAATAAAGAAAAGGCGCTGGCCTCTCTAAGAACTGAGTTTAGTCAGTTAGCTGCTGATACTATCGCTTCGGGGAACATCCAACTTCCTCCAATCCCTGATGTCGTACTAAAAATACAAAAGCTATGTACGCTAGAAGGTACCGTAATAAAAGAAGTCTCTGACACACTATTAGAAGACCCAAGCCTTACCGCCATTGTCATTAGAATGGCCAATTCTGTTGTTTTTAATCGACGAAATATCACTTGCACCGATGTACTAACCGCCGTGTCTCGTTTAGGCATTTTCCGAGTACGTGATATTGTTACCGCTCAAGCGATAGAACAACTCAAACACTCCACCGATTTAAGCAAAGAATGTAATTCACTATTAAGAAAAAGTGCGGCTCAATCTCGTGAATTTGCGGCAGTAATGACGATGGTCTGCCAAGAAATCATTAATGAGAGCCAAGATGGAAATTTTTCTTATTTAGAACCAGAAAAAGCATTATTGACGGGATTACTTGCCGATATAGGCCTATTTTGTCTAGTAAACGAATATTACGATTATCTTGAAAAAGGCAATTACCTTGATCTCGATATTGCCATGTACATTTTTAACAAAGAATGTAATGACACTAGCTACCATATTTTAAATCACTGGCAATTTGATGTGGATTTTTTATCGGTAGCAACGAATATAAAGAAAGGAACTAAAACAAATTACTCCATCAATTATTTGGACATTGCCCGTATTGCAAACCATCTATTATTGTTTAGAAATAACGATGACGCGATTAATGAACACGATGTGGAAATTACACTTGAAGGTGCAGAAGCCCTTTATACGTTAAGTAATCTTACAAATATGCAGTTCAAAGACAGAATCAAAGAGACATTAAGAAGCAGTGGCTTGTAA
- a CDS encoding TfoX/Sxy family protein — MNHLEERFFNFVKKLGKFNKRSMFGGVGLFTEDAMFSLVTDGRLYVRGGGNVDARFTALGCERFKHVKKTTIATVNYFEVSELFENQPALLLSIIEEPMKKSLLSSHAKVIVNFSP, encoded by the coding sequence ATGAATCATTTGGAAGAGCGCTTTTTTAACTTTGTAAAAAAACTGGGTAAATTCAATAAACGTTCTATGTTTGGCGGCGTAGGCTTGTTTACAGAAGATGCAATGTTTTCACTTGTTACTGATGGGCGTTTATATGTTCGCGGTGGTGGGAATGTTGATGCCCGATTTACAGCTTTAGGCTGTGAGCGCTTTAAACATGTGAAGAAAACGACCATCGCAACGGTTAACTATTTTGAAGTTAGTGAATTGTTTGAAAACCAACCGGCATTACTTCTTTCTATTATTGAAGAGCCAATGAAAAAATCGTTGTTAAGTAGTCACGCAAAAGTTATTGTGAATTTTTCGCCGTAA
- a CDS encoding IS630-like element ISVsa8 family transposase (programmed frameshift): MKAVNPLTDNEKITLKEAIANHPKNRVRIRAHAIILSDKGYSILALTDILDAKFETISSWIDHWEACGMLGLYDAVRIGRKPIYTEAEVYRLKSLVDEEPHQLKRAQAILEEETGKKSSLDTIKRNNKKSDYSYKRARHSLKLKRDDMKFNNFSNILNSLIEMERTNKCELFYFDESGFSQKSNLPYCWGPIGVQSLRPAHSHSKRLNVLGFLSRQGKLSFQTTEGRVTTDTVIDAFEHFINARKNDKPCFIILDNASFHRSAKFKQKLHEWLMNDVLVCYLPPYSPELNIIEILWKKVKYEWLPCEAFKTFEDLSINIKNILNYYGEKFTITFA, from the exons ATGAAAGCAGTTAATCCTTTAACAGACAATGAAAAAATAACCCTAAAAGAAGCGATCGCTAATCATCCAAAAAATAGAGTAAGAATACGAGCACATGCGATTATTCTCAGTGATAAAGGCTACTCTATTTTAGCGTTAACTGATATTTTAGACGCTAAATTTGAGACCATATCGTCATGGATAGACCATTGGGAAGCCTGTGGAATGCTCGGATTGTATGACGCTGTTCGTATAGGTAGAAAACCTATTTACACAGAAGCAGAAGTATATCGTTTGAAGTCATTGGTTGATGAAGAGCCACATCAACTTAAACGAGCACAAGCAATACTTGAAGAAGAAACAGGTAAAAAATCCAGCTTAGACACTATTAAACGAAATA ATAAAAAAAGTGATTACAGTTACAAAAGAGCCCGACACTCATTAAAGTTAAAGCGTGACGATATGAAATTCAATAATTTCAGTAATATATTGAATTCATTGATTGAAATGGAACGTACGAATAAATGTGAACTCTTTTATTTTGATGAGTCAGGCTTTAGTCAGAAATCTAATCTTCCTTATTGTTGGGGACCTATCGGTGTTCAATCGCTAAGGCCTGCTCATTCACACAGCAAACGGCTCAATGTTCTTGGCTTCTTAAGTAGACAAGGTAAATTGAGTTTTCAAACAACGGAAGGAAGAGTAACTACCGATACAGTAATTGATGCATTTGAGCACTTTATCAACGCACGAAAAAACGATAAGCCATGCTTTATTATCTTAGATAATGCCTCTTTTCATAGGTCAGCAAAATTTAAACAAAAATTGCATGAGTGGTTGATGAATGATGTATTAGTTTGTTATCTACCACCGTACTCTCCAGAGCTCAATATCATTGAGATATTGTGGAAGAAAGTAAAATATGAATGGTTACCATGTGAAGCGTTCAAAACGTTTGAAGACCTCAGTATTAACATCAAAAACATATTAAATTATTACGGCGAAAAATTCACAATAACTTTTGCGTGA
- a CDS encoding DUF945 family protein: protein MNELRKYAAIGGAIAIVACWPFATGKIGEAIFKDGIASYDNSVIKIENISYDRGYLSSQAQSRVYVTDKGLIAELEHAGYPSEIIVNHEIDHGLFSISSTSTVTGEAASSEFIKGLTLTTNSQLTGKTDLELISQDTNFVNADLKAQGVEKLYLAASKISATIHPEGEFSLQYSLPKTELRLENQSDMLIDNVSGKSEGKYLDDIFIGDANVAIDKMTINDIESNIHNVVNNVTYSSSNELAEVKDLPADNSLSSTNILKLGEVTTDAGTLKNGVFNISFDDLNYDALIKLVPLLQDQELTPEKIQQLMLSFDLLAAKGFSININEFSADVLGSKVESKVLLNLPAGTARASQNADQLVQTLKGNAELVIAKKLVDDTPELRMQMDELLINEFAVEEGDNYRLAATIADGQIELLNGQKMPLFMLLGLLSYLR from the coding sequence ATGAATGAACTAAGAAAGTATGCTGCCATTGGTGGTGCTATTGCGATTGTTGCTTGTTGGCCGTTTGCGACAGGAAAAATTGGTGAAGCTATATTTAAAGATGGCATTGCCTCTTATGACAATTCTGTTATTAAAATAGAAAATATTTCTTATGACCGTGGTTATTTAAGTTCACAAGCTCAAAGCCGAGTGTATGTGACCGATAAAGGCTTAATTGCTGAATTAGAGCACGCGGGTTATCCAAGTGAAATTATTGTTAATCATGAAATAGACCACGGTTTATTCTCTATTTCATCAACGTCAACGGTGACTGGAGAAGCGGCGTCTTCTGAATTTATAAAAGGACTGACGCTGACAACAAACAGCCAGTTGACTGGGAAGACAGATCTAGAATTAATAAGCCAAGATACTAATTTTGTTAATGCAGATTTAAAAGCTCAAGGCGTTGAGAAACTGTATTTAGCGGCAAGTAAAATTTCAGCGACCATTCATCCAGAAGGTGAATTTTCACTGCAATATAGTCTACCTAAAACTGAATTACGTTTAGAAAATCAATCAGATATGCTGATAGATAATGTTTCTGGTAAAAGTGAAGGTAAATATCTAGATGATATTTTTATTGGTGATGCTAATGTGGCTATCGATAAAATGACGATCAATGATATTGAAAGTAATATTCATAATGTCGTGAATAATGTGACTTATAGTAGTTCAAATGAATTAGCTGAAGTAAAAGATCTTCCTGCTGATAATTCATTAAGTTCTACCAATATTCTAAAATTAGGTGAAGTAACGACTGATGCTGGAACGCTAAAAAATGGCGTATTTAATATTAGTTTTGATGACTTGAATTACGATGCACTGATTAAATTAGTTCCATTATTACAAGATCAAGAACTCACACCTGAAAAAATTCAACAATTGATGCTTTCGTTTGATTTACTTGCTGCAAAAGGCTTCAGCATCAATATTAATGAATTTAGTGCTGATGTGTTAGGCAGTAAGGTTGAAAGTAAGGTATTACTAAATTTACCTGCTGGTACAGCAAGAGCATCGCAAAATGCGGATCAATTGGTTCAAACACTAAAAGGCAATGCAGAGTTAGTTATCGCTAAGAAATTGGTTGATGATACACCTGAACTGCGTATGCAAATGGATGAATTGTTGATTAACGAATTTGCAGTTGAAGAGGGTGATAATTACCGTCTGGCGGCAACCATTGCAGATGGTCAAATTGAGCTATTAAATGGTCAAAAAATGCCATTGTTTATGCTTCTTGGTTTGTTAAGTTATTTACGTTAA
- the serC gene encoding 3-phosphoserine/phosphohydroxythreonine transaminase, protein MEKVFNFCAGPAMLPVDVLAQAQKELVNWNGLGTSVMEISHRSKEFIKVAEESEQDLRDLLAIPDNYKVLFCQGGARAQFAAVPLNLLGDKTKADYVDAGYWAQSAVAEANKYCEPNVIEAITDCDGKRAVIPASQWPLSDDAAYVHFCPNETIDGIEINDLPITDKPIVADMSSTILSRQIDISKYGVIYAGAQKNIGPAGLTIVIVRDDLLDLAAQSLPSVLNYGVLATQESMFNTPPTYAWYLAGLVFKWLKSNGGIEAMEAHNRKKAAALYEYIDESDFYRNDVHTNNRSLMNVPFQLANSDLDAQFLALADDAGLKALKGHRVVGGMRASIYNAMPLEGVQALVDFMKAFEAKYA, encoded by the coding sequence ATGGAAAAAGTATTTAACTTTTGTGCTGGTCCAGCAATGCTGCCAGTAGACGTTCTAGCCCAAGCTCAAAAGGAATTGGTGAATTGGAACGGTTTAGGGACTTCTGTTATGGAGATCAGCCACCGTAGCAAAGAGTTCATTAAAGTTGCGGAAGAGTCTGAGCAAGACTTACGTGATTTGTTGGCTATTCCTGATAATTATAAAGTCCTTTTTTGCCAAGGTGGTGCGCGTGCTCAATTTGCAGCAGTACCACTTAATCTATTAGGTGATAAAACAAAAGCCGATTATGTCGATGCTGGCTATTGGGCACAAAGTGCTGTCGCGGAAGCGAATAAGTATTGTGAGCCTAATGTCATTGAAGCAATTACCGATTGTGATGGTAAACGCGCTGTTATCCCTGCATCGCAGTGGCCGTTAAGTGATGATGCTGCTTATGTTCATTTTTGCCCAAATGAAACCATTGATGGTATTGAGATTAATGATTTACCAATAACAGATAAGCCAATTGTTGCTGATATGTCGTCGACTATTTTATCTCGTCAAATTGATATTTCTAAATACGGTGTTATTTATGCGGGAGCTCAAAAAAATATTGGCCCTGCCGGATTAACGATTGTGATTGTTCGCGATGATCTTTTAGATTTAGCGGCACAGTCATTACCAAGCGTATTAAATTATGGTGTTTTAGCAACCCAAGAATCAATGTTTAATACGCCACCAACATATGCTTGGTATTTAGCTGGTTTAGTTTTTAAATGGTTAAAATCGAATGGCGGCATTGAAGCGATGGAAGCGCACAATCGTAAGAAAGCGGCTGCATTGTATGAGTATATCGACGAATCTGATTTTTATCGCAATGACGTACATACAAATAATCGTTCGTTAATGAATGTACCCTTTCAATTAGCAAACTCAGACTTGGATGCTCAATTTTTGGCATTAGCAGATGACGCTGGGTTAAAAGCATTAAAAGGCCATCGAGTCGTCGGTGGTATGCGCGCTTCTATTTATAATGCAATGCCATTAGAAGGTGTTCAGGCACTTGTTGATTTTATGAAAGCATTTGAAGCAAAATACGCGTAA